In Streptomyces qaidamensis, one DNA window encodes the following:
- a CDS encoding FAD-dependent monooxygenase — MNGTATHRTVIVVGSGPTGLLLAGDLATAGVTVTLVEKRPRKISNLSRAFGVHARTLEQLDARGLADELLTTGDTITGLRLFRRLSLDLSTLPSRFPFLLITPQYEVERLLERRAREAGVEFAYESEVVGLRQDDEGVDLDVRGADGPVVTRRAAYVVGADGHRSAVREAIGLDFPGVSVIKSLILADVRLAAKPEGVLTVNGRGDAFAMIASFGDGWYRVMGWNRRNEVSDDAPLDLDEVKEITRRAMGTDYGMHDARWLSRFHSDERQAPHYRVGRVFLAGDAAHIHSPAGGQGMNTGLQDAANLSWKLAAILQGRAPEGLLDSYEAERHPIGRAVLRSSGGLVRLARARNPLLRAVRTLVSAFIDMAPPLQRRALGQITGIGYAYPAPRGAHRLTGTRLPDVALEEGRLYEALRGGRFVLITPGAYEGPGVREGWLTVKGWASDRRTTVLVRPDGYVAWAAEAADAAAIEKALAR, encoded by the coding sequence ATGAACGGCACCGCCACCCACCGCACCGTGATCGTCGTCGGCTCCGGCCCCACCGGCCTGCTCCTCGCCGGTGACCTCGCCACAGCCGGCGTCACCGTCACGCTCGTCGAGAAGCGGCCACGCAAGATCAGCAACCTCTCCCGCGCCTTCGGGGTGCACGCCCGCACCCTGGAGCAGCTCGACGCCCGCGGCCTCGCTGACGAACTCCTCACCACCGGCGACACCATCACCGGCCTGCGGCTCTTCCGCCGCCTCTCCCTCGATCTGAGCACGCTGCCCTCGCGCTTCCCGTTCCTGCTCATCACCCCGCAGTACGAGGTCGAGCGGCTCCTGGAGCGGCGGGCCCGGGAGGCTGGGGTGGAGTTCGCGTACGAGAGCGAGGTCGTGGGGCTGCGCCAGGACGACGAGGGCGTCGACCTCGACGTGCGCGGCGCGGACGGACCGGTCGTCACCCGCAGGGCGGCCTACGTCGTCGGCGCCGACGGTCACCGCAGCGCCGTCCGGGAGGCGATCGGCCTGGACTTCCCCGGTGTCTCGGTCATCAAGTCGCTGATCCTGGCCGATGTCCGGCTGGCCGCGAAGCCCGAGGGCGTCCTCACCGTCAACGGCCGCGGCGACGCCTTCGCGATGATCGCCTCCTTCGGCGACGGCTGGTACCGGGTCATGGGCTGGAACCGCCGCAACGAGGTCTCCGACGACGCCCCGCTCGACCTCGACGAGGTCAAGGAGATCACCCGCCGTGCCATGGGCACCGACTACGGCATGCACGACGCCCGCTGGCTCTCCCGCTTCCACAGTGACGAGCGCCAGGCACCGCACTACCGGGTCGGGCGGGTCTTCCTCGCCGGGGACGCCGCGCACATCCACTCTCCGGCCGGTGGGCAGGGCATGAACACCGGCCTCCAGGACGCCGCCAACCTGAGCTGGAAGCTCGCCGCGATCCTCCAGGGCCGGGCGCCCGAAGGGCTCCTCGACAGCTACGAGGCCGAGCGCCACCCGATCGGCAGGGCCGTGCTGCGCAGCAGTGGCGGACTGGTCCGGCTGGCCCGCGCGCGGAATCCGCTGCTGCGTGCCGTCCGCACCTTGGTCTCAGCCTTCATCGACATGGCCCCGCCCCTTCAGCGCAGGGCCCTGGGCCAGATCACCGGGATCGGCTACGCCTACCCCGCCCCCCGCGGCGCCCACCGCCTCACCGGCACCCGCCTCCCGGACGTTGCCCTGGAGGAGGGCCGGCTCTACGAGGCGCTGCGCGGCGGCCGGTTCGTACTGATCACGCCTGGGGCGTACGAAGGCCCCGGTGTCCGCGAGGGGTGGCTGACCGTCAAGGGCTGGGCGAGCGACCGCCGGACGACCGTCCTGGTACGGCCCGACGGATACGTGGCCTGGGCGGCGGAGGCTGCGGACGCAGCGGCGATCGAGAAGGCGTTGGCCCGGTAA
- a CDS encoding CU044_5270 family protein, with amino-acid sequence MNELSALSGLRDDVPLPDVDRLAAPRTRLTAAFRQETRRGRAAFPNRRMILAGAAAGALAMAAGIVATLPEDGTRASAGQGPRVLSAGASADALELAAATVEKHDGTEPGPKQWVYDKSTVFVQGKPQSSEEWSRWDGTGHASLPGIPPAGDISDFDPDELQVWYGPNQEARWKEEGYDDRSQRQFYRFLASLPSDPGRMMKRIRQEHAIGSIKGETRAQRDWREIDVLYRSVLIPPNVQAGLFRALAKIPGARVATGVKDPLGRAAIGVSVTYAEKTPSGWQGKQEIFFDPESYAYLGQTRNDGKIVSARAAWGVVNKPGARP; translated from the coding sequence ATGAACGAACTCTCCGCATTGAGCGGGCTGCGCGACGACGTACCCCTTCCTGACGTCGACCGGCTCGCCGCGCCGCGGACCCGGCTCACCGCGGCATTCCGGCAGGAGACCCGCCGCGGGCGCGCCGCCTTTCCCAACCGCCGGATGATCCTGGCCGGCGCCGCCGCAGGGGCCCTCGCCATGGCCGCGGGGATCGTCGCGACCCTGCCCGAGGACGGCACCCGCGCCTCCGCGGGGCAGGGCCCCCGGGTGCTGTCGGCGGGCGCCTCCGCCGACGCCCTCGAACTGGCCGCCGCGACCGTGGAGAAGCACGACGGTACCGAACCCGGCCCGAAGCAGTGGGTGTACGACAAGAGCACCGTCTTCGTCCAGGGCAAGCCGCAAAGCAGCGAGGAGTGGTCCCGCTGGGACGGCACCGGGCACGCCAGTCTGCCCGGCATCCCCCCGGCCGGTGACATCTCGGACTTCGACCCGGACGAGCTCCAGGTCTGGTACGGCCCCAACCAGGAGGCCAGATGGAAGGAGGAGGGCTACGACGACCGTTCCCAGCGGCAGTTCTACCGCTTCCTGGCCAGCCTGCCGAGCGACCCGGGCCGCATGATGAAGCGCATCCGCCAAGAGCACGCCATCGGCTCCATCAAGGGAGAGACGCGCGCACAGCGAGACTGGCGGGAGATCGACGTCCTGTACCGGTCGGTGCTGATCCCGCCGAACGTCCAGGCGGGCCTGTTCCGGGCTCTCGCGAAGATCCCCGGGGCCCGGGTGGCGACCGGTGTGAAGGACCCGCTCGGCCGCGCGGCGATCGGCGTGAGCGTGACCTACGCCGAGAAGACGCCCTCGGGCTGGCAGGGCAAGCAGGAGATCTTCTTCGATCCCGAAAGCTACGCCTACCTCGGGCAGACCCGTAACGACGGGAAGATCGTCAGCGCCCGCGCTGCCTGGGGCGTCGTCAACAAGCCCGGCGCCCGCCCCTGA
- a CDS encoding LysR substrate-binding domain-containing protein — protein sequence MRTAVDDLSGHLRVFASVTACGSLLPDLLTPLRTTHPRVRISLRTGDAASALALLDQGETDLAVAALPDRIPATLLTRQITHTPLVLIQAAALTAEQAPDLNKPFVLPRQGLVRTAADHWFRSLGIHPHIAAEADGHEALLTLVALGYGTGIIPDLVLQHSGVRTRLRQLPTPSGPGQLAIGICIRRADLHRPLIAAAWAETRPDQSNRSEHAAPS from the coding sequence CTGCGGACTGCAGTCGACGACCTCAGCGGGCACCTGCGGGTGTTCGCCTCCGTCACGGCTTGCGGGAGCCTGTTGCCCGACCTGCTCACTCCGCTCCGCACCACGCACCCGCGCGTACGCATCTCCTTACGTACCGGGGACGCCGCCTCTGCCCTCGCCCTCCTCGACCAAGGCGAGACTGACCTCGCCGTCGCAGCCCTCCCCGACCGCATCCCCGCCACCCTGCTCACTCGGCAGATCACGCACACCCCGCTCGTCCTCATCCAGGCCGCAGCCCTGACCGCCGAGCAGGCACCTGACCTCAACAAGCCCTTCGTCCTGCCCCGTCAAGGACTCGTCCGCACCGCCGCCGACCATTGGTTTCGAAGCCTGGGTATCCATCCGCACATCGCCGCCGAGGCCGACGGTCACGAGGCCCTGCTCACCCTGGTCGCCCTCGGCTACGGCACAGGAATCATCCCCGACCTCGTGCTGCAGCACAGCGGCGTCCGCACCAGACTTCGACAGCTGCCAACCCCCTCCGGCCCCGGCCAACTCGCCATCGGGATCTGCATCCGACGGGCCGACCTGCATCGCCCCCTTATCGCCGCCGCCTGGGCAGAAACCCGGCCTGATCAAAGCAACCGGTCCGAGCATGCGGCGCCGTCGTAG
- a CDS encoding RNA polymerase sigma factor produces MTDLAGGDAELIAASLEEPEHFGALFDRHAPTIHQYVARRLGRDVADDVTAETFLTAFRIRARFDPSRAGVRPWLYGIAAKQIGRHRRQEVKALNLLARTGHDPVADSWTDSADDRLAAEAAVRPLAGALARLSAGDRHVLLLFAWADLGYQEIAEALDIPVGTVRSRLNRARRKLRAATGAAGGPLLEARIHEGDPA; encoded by the coding sequence GTGACCGATCTGGCCGGCGGCGACGCCGAGCTCATCGCGGCCTCACTTGAGGAACCTGAGCATTTCGGGGCGCTCTTCGACCGTCACGCCCCGACGATCCACCAGTACGTGGCCCGGCGGCTCGGCCGGGACGTGGCCGATGACGTCACCGCCGAGACCTTTTTGACGGCCTTTCGGATACGGGCCCGGTTCGACCCGTCCCGTGCAGGGGTGCGGCCCTGGCTGTACGGCATTGCCGCCAAGCAGATCGGCCGGCACCGCCGGCAGGAGGTCAAGGCGCTGAACCTGCTCGCCCGTACCGGCCATGACCCGGTCGCCGACAGCTGGACCGATTCCGCAGACGACCGCCTCGCTGCCGAGGCCGCTGTCCGCCCACTGGCCGGGGCGCTGGCCCGTCTGTCCGCGGGTGACCGGCATGTCCTGCTGCTCTTCGCCTGGGCCGACCTCGGCTACCAGGAGATCGCCGAGGCCCTCGACATTCCCGTCGGCACCGTCCGCTCCCGCCTGAACCGCGCCCGCCGCAAGCTGCGCGCCGCAACCGGCGCGGCCGGCGGACCCCTCCTCGAAGCTCGTATCCACGAAGGTGACCCCGCATGA